A window of the Cicer arietinum cultivar CDC Frontier isolate Library 1 chromosome 6, Cicar.CDCFrontier_v2.0, whole genome shotgun sequence genome harbors these coding sequences:
- the LOC101505464 gene encoding uncharacterized protein → MGTSRRKGSVVPLGSQFPLEEIHKASKRVQDAITDKNNELHRLQTFLSDNNNLVNLVQKLPEQLSHDVMVPFGKAAFFPGRLIHTNEFLVLLGEGYYADRTSKQTVEILQRRGKTLDSQVDSIQAMIKDLEAEASLFNATASEVEDGIVEIMEEYVENGSDDGESESESPMEDAPSCGNDTATKVEYASLLSKMDELEKQEELDAQNGDSSEETTVDFDHSPYQRPVDNNPQNPEDINQATPLDRVANNNYFANDLRKKHNHQEDIADQLNFASLAVQSQVREGKNLSQNVKSVDASLKHPISQAASASKIEAFTGSIVEHAENLQTSSREQSSTSQVSGSQSLKPVSRFKMQRR, encoded by the exons ATGGGAACATCACGGAGGAAAGGCAGTGTTGTACCACTCGGCTCACAGTTCCCCTTAGAGGAAATTCACAAAGCGTCCAAACGCGTTCAAGATGCCATCACCGATAAGAACAACGAACTCCACCGCTTACAAACCTTTCTCTCCGACAACAACAACCTTGTCAACCTCGTCCAGAAGCTTCCCGAACAACTCTCTCACGATGTCATG GTTCCGTTTGGGAAAGCAGCCTTCTTCCCTGGTCGTTTGATTCATACCAATGAGTTCCTG GTTCTTTTGGGAGAAGGCTATTATGCTGACAGAACTTCCAAACAAACTGTTGAGATTTTGCAACGAAGAGGGAAGACCTTGGATTCACAGGTTGATTCTATTCAGGCTATGATCAAGGACCTTGAAGCTGAGGCCTCTTTGTTCAATGCTACAGCTTCTGAAGTAGAG GACGGTATTGTGGAAATAATGGAAGAATATGTGGAGAACGGCTCTGACGATGGGGAATCTGAATCAG AGTCACCTATGGAAGATGCTCCTAGTTGTGGGAATGATACAGCCACGAAAGTGGAGTATGCTTCTTTATTATCAAAAATGGATGAACTTGAGAAACAAGAAGAGCTTGATGCACAAAATGGTGATTCAAGTGAGGAAACTACTGTTGATTTTGATCATAGTCCATATCAGAGGCCTGTTGATAACAACCCCCAAAACCCAGAA GATATTAATCAAGCCACACCACTGGACCGGGTGGCtaacaataattattttgcTAATGATCTTCGGAAAAAACATAATCATCAAGAAGATATAGCTGATCAGTTGAAT TTTGCAAGCCTGGCTGTTCAATCTCAGGTCAGAG AAGGGAAAAATTTATCACAAAATGTGAAATCCGTCGATGCTAGTTTGAAGCATCCCATATCTCAAGCAGCTTCTGCTTCGAAAATTGAG GCTTTTACAGGCTCCATCGTTGAGCATGCCGAGAATTTACAAACTTCTTCAAGAGAACAAAGTTCAACTTCACAG gTTTCAGGTTCTCAATCTTTAAAACCAGTCTCCAGATTCAAAATGCAGAGAAGATAG
- the LOC101505148 gene encoding switch 2 isoform X3, which translates to MSLQTLKETLRHCTTQQSQQPSSSSSSQTHTNSILRDFGSQFPITRKPPKSSLADQLRRLEDPEDPPFQPHNFLHTQNHSKTQQQNLQLDEEEEDHEDEEEEEPDIKRVKFSTSKSSQFQFEHTGPFEPLLLSSHGELPLVQVPASINCRLLEHQRVGVKFLYDLYKNNHGGILGDDMGLGKTIQTIAFLAAIFAKEGESILSEKRIEKRDPVLIICPTSIIHNWESEFSKWSNFSVSIYHGANRDLIYDKLEANGVEVLITSFDTYRIHGSSSLSDIHWNVVIIDEAHRLKNEKSKLYKACLEIKTLRRYGLTGTVMQNKILELFNIFDLVAPGSLGTREHFREFYDEPLKHGQRSTAPDRFVQIANKRKQHLVTVLNKYMLRRTKEETIGHLMMGKEDNIVFCAMSDLQKRVYRRMIQLPDIQCLINKDLPCSCGSPLTQVECCKRMVPDGVIWPYLHRDNPDGCDSCPFCLVLPCLVKLQQISNHLELIKPNPKDDPDKQVKDAKFAAAVYGPDIDLVGGSMQNESFLGLSDAEHCGKMRALEKLLFSWFTHGDKVLLFSYSVRMLDILEKFIIRKGYCFSRLDGSTPTNLRQSLVDDFNSSASKQVFLISTRAGGLGLNLVSANRVVIFDPNWNPAQDLQAQDRSFRYGQKRHVVVFRLLAAGSLEELVYSRQVYKQQLANIAVSGKMEKRYFEGVQDCKEFKGELFGICNLFRDLSDKIFTSEIIELHETSKRDGLKTEQQKKINLPGETCLLASESETRLCAESARAPTSKPGLEFEDLGRLFTGNHFSEVIMDMST; encoded by the exons atgTCGCTGCAGACTCTGAAGGAAACACTCAGACATTGCACAACCCAACAATCACAACAaccatcatcttcttcttcatcccaAACACACACCAATTCTATTCTCCGCGATTTCGGTTCCCAATTCCCAATCACCCGAAAACCCCCCAAATCCTCTCTCGCCGATCAGCTTCGCCGCCTTGAGGACCCGGAGGACCCACCCTTTCAGCCCCACAATTTCCTCCACACACAAAACCACTCCAAAACCCAACAGCAAAACTTACAACTagacgaagaagaagaggaCCATGaagacgaagaagaagaagagccAGATATAAAGAGAGTGAAATTCAGTACATCCAAATCGTCTCAGTTTCAATTTGAACATACTGGACCTTTTGAGCCTTTGCTATTGTCTTCTCATGGTGAACTTCCTTTAGTTCAG GTTCCTGCATCTATAAACTGTAGGCTGCTTGAGCATCAAAGAGTGGGAGTGAAATTTCTGTATGATTTGTACAAGAATAATCATGGAGGCATCCTTGGAGATGACAT GGGTCTTGGAAAGACTATTCAAACAATAGCATTTCTTGCTGCCATATTTGCTAAAGAAGGAGAGTCTATTCTTAGTGAGAAGCGAATAGAGAAAAGAGACCCTGTATTAATAATTTGCCCAACATCCATTATTCACAACTGGGAGAGTGAATTCTCTAAGTGGTCCAACTTTAGTGTTTCAATTTATCACGGTGCAAACCGTGATTTGATATATGACAAATTGGAAGCAAATGGAGTGGAGGTACTTATTACCAGTTTCGACACTTACAGGATTCATGGCAGCAGTTCCTTGTCAGATATCCACTGGAACGTTGTGATTATTGATGAGGCTCATCGACTTAAGAATGAGAAATCAAAACTCTATAAAGCTTGTTTAGAAATTAAAACCCTGAGACGATATGGTCTTACAGGGACAGTAATGCAAAATAAGATCTTAGAATTGTTCAATATCTTTGATTTGGTTGCACCGGGATCCCTTGGAACACGGGAACACTTCCGTGAGTTTTATGATGAACCCCTCAAACATGGTCAGAGGTCAACTGCTCCTGATAGGTTTGTCCAAATTGCTAATAAGAGAAAACAACACCTTGTAACagttcttaataaatatatgttgagAAGGACAAAGGAAGAAACCATAGGGCATCTTATGATGGGAAAGGAAGATAACATTGTATTTTGTGCAATGAGTGATTTGCAAAAACGTGTTTATAGGAGGATGATCCAGCTTCCTGACATTCAGTGCCTTATAAATAAGGACCTGCCTTGTAGTTGTGGTAGCCCTCTCACTCAAGTTGAATGTTGCAAAAGGATGGTACCAGATGGAGTTATTTGGCCTTACCTTCACAGAGATAACCCCGATGGTTGTGATTCATGCCCCTTTTGCCTTGTCCTTCCATGCCTTGTCAAGCTACAACAG ATAAGCAATCACCTTGAGCTGATTAAGCCAAACCCCAAAGATGATCCTGACAAACAAGTTAAAGATGCAAAGTTTGCTGCTGCTGTCTATGGTCCAGACATTGACTTAGTGGGTGGGAGCATGCAAAATGAGAGTTTCCTGGGTCTAAGTGATGCAGAACATTGTGGCAAAATGCGAGCACTTGAAAAACTTTTGTTTTCATGGTTTACACATGGTGACAAAGTTCTCTTGTTTAGCTATTCTGTAAG GATGCTGGACATACTGGAGAAATTTATCATACGAAAAGGCTACTGCTTCTCAAGACTTGATGGTTCCACTCCAACTAATTTACGCCAGTCTCTGGTTGATGATTTCAACTCTAGTGCAAGCAAACAA GTGTTCCTGATATCAACTCGTGCTGGTGGGCTTGGATTGAACCTTGTCAGTGCGAACCGTGTTGTAATATTTGATCCCAACTGGAATCCTGCACAAGACTTACAGGCTCAGGACAGGTCCTTTCGATATGGACAGAAACGGCATGTTGTGGTATTCCGTCTTCTCGCAGCGGGTTCACTTGAAGAACTAGTTTATTCTCGTCAGGTGTACAAGCAGCAGCTCGCAAACATTGCTGTCTCTGGAAAGATGGAAAAACGGTATTTTGAAGGTGTCCAG GACTGCAAGGAATTTAAAGGGGAGCTTTTTGGAATTTGCAATTTATTTCGAGATTTATctgataaaatatttacaagtgAGATCATTGAATTGCATGAGACGAGTAAAAGAGATGGGCTTAAAACAGAACAgcagaaaaaaataaatctgcCAGGAGAAACATGTTTATTAGCATCAGAGTCTGAAACCAGGTTATGTGCTGAATCTGCGAGGGCTCCAACAAGTAAACCGGGTCTTGAATTTGAAGACCTAG GAAGACTTTTTACTGGCAATCATTTTAGTGAGGTGATCATGGACATGTCTACTTAA
- the LOC101505148 gene encoding switch 2 isoform X1, whose amino-acid sequence MSLQTLKETLRHCTTQQSQQPSSSSSSQTHTNSILRDFGSQFPITRKPPKSSLADQLRRLEDPEDPPFQPHNFLHTQNHSKTQQQNLQLDEEEEDHEDEEEEEPDIKRVKFSTSKSSQFQFEHTGPFEPLLLSSHGELPLVQVPASINCRLLEHQRVGVKFLYDLYKNNHGGILGDDMGLGKTIQTIAFLAAIFAKEGESILSEKRIEKRDPVLIICPTSIIHNWESEFSKWSNFSVSIYHGANRDLIYDKLEANGVEVLITSFDTYRIHGSSSLSDIHWNVVIIDEAHRLKNEKSKLYKACLEIKTLRRYGLTGTVMQNKILELFNIFDLVAPGSLGTREHFREFYDEPLKHGQRSTAPDRFVQIANKRKQHLVTVLNKYMLRRTKEETIGHLMMGKEDNIVFCAMSDLQKRVYRRMIQLPDIQCLINKDLPCSCGSPLTQVECCKRMVPDGVIWPYLHRDNPDGCDSCPFCLVLPCLVKLQQISNHLELIKPNPKDDPDKQVKDAKFAAAVYGPDIDLVGGSMQNESFLGLSDAEHCGKMRALEKLLFSWFTHGDKVLLFSYSVRMLDILEKFIIRKGYCFSRLDGSTPTNLRQSLVDDFNSSASKQVFLISTRAGGLGLNLVSANRVVIFDPNWNPAQDLQAQDRSFRYGQKRHVVVFRLLAAGSLEELVYSRQVYKQQLANIAVSGKMEKRYFEGVQDCKEFKGELFGICNLFRDLSDKIFTSEIIELHETSKRDGLKTEQQKKINLPGETCLLASESETRLCAESARAPTSKPGLEFEDLGIVYAHRNEDIVNFGPGIQGQLSTSSTPSSDSLSKPSISLVHKRKKPDHVPQKPKVPLIDERKRAKFSLLAESMGMGEIAFSKWILSATPVEREKVLIDYKKKKKMPKG is encoded by the exons atgTCGCTGCAGACTCTGAAGGAAACACTCAGACATTGCACAACCCAACAATCACAACAaccatcatcttcttcttcatcccaAACACACACCAATTCTATTCTCCGCGATTTCGGTTCCCAATTCCCAATCACCCGAAAACCCCCCAAATCCTCTCTCGCCGATCAGCTTCGCCGCCTTGAGGACCCGGAGGACCCACCCTTTCAGCCCCACAATTTCCTCCACACACAAAACCACTCCAAAACCCAACAGCAAAACTTACAACTagacgaagaagaagaggaCCATGaagacgaagaagaagaagagccAGATATAAAGAGAGTGAAATTCAGTACATCCAAATCGTCTCAGTTTCAATTTGAACATACTGGACCTTTTGAGCCTTTGCTATTGTCTTCTCATGGTGAACTTCCTTTAGTTCAG GTTCCTGCATCTATAAACTGTAGGCTGCTTGAGCATCAAAGAGTGGGAGTGAAATTTCTGTATGATTTGTACAAGAATAATCATGGAGGCATCCTTGGAGATGACAT GGGTCTTGGAAAGACTATTCAAACAATAGCATTTCTTGCTGCCATATTTGCTAAAGAAGGAGAGTCTATTCTTAGTGAGAAGCGAATAGAGAAAAGAGACCCTGTATTAATAATTTGCCCAACATCCATTATTCACAACTGGGAGAGTGAATTCTCTAAGTGGTCCAACTTTAGTGTTTCAATTTATCACGGTGCAAACCGTGATTTGATATATGACAAATTGGAAGCAAATGGAGTGGAGGTACTTATTACCAGTTTCGACACTTACAGGATTCATGGCAGCAGTTCCTTGTCAGATATCCACTGGAACGTTGTGATTATTGATGAGGCTCATCGACTTAAGAATGAGAAATCAAAACTCTATAAAGCTTGTTTAGAAATTAAAACCCTGAGACGATATGGTCTTACAGGGACAGTAATGCAAAATAAGATCTTAGAATTGTTCAATATCTTTGATTTGGTTGCACCGGGATCCCTTGGAACACGGGAACACTTCCGTGAGTTTTATGATGAACCCCTCAAACATGGTCAGAGGTCAACTGCTCCTGATAGGTTTGTCCAAATTGCTAATAAGAGAAAACAACACCTTGTAACagttcttaataaatatatgttgagAAGGACAAAGGAAGAAACCATAGGGCATCTTATGATGGGAAAGGAAGATAACATTGTATTTTGTGCAATGAGTGATTTGCAAAAACGTGTTTATAGGAGGATGATCCAGCTTCCTGACATTCAGTGCCTTATAAATAAGGACCTGCCTTGTAGTTGTGGTAGCCCTCTCACTCAAGTTGAATGTTGCAAAAGGATGGTACCAGATGGAGTTATTTGGCCTTACCTTCACAGAGATAACCCCGATGGTTGTGATTCATGCCCCTTTTGCCTTGTCCTTCCATGCCTTGTCAAGCTACAACAG ATAAGCAATCACCTTGAGCTGATTAAGCCAAACCCCAAAGATGATCCTGACAAACAAGTTAAAGATGCAAAGTTTGCTGCTGCTGTCTATGGTCCAGACATTGACTTAGTGGGTGGGAGCATGCAAAATGAGAGTTTCCTGGGTCTAAGTGATGCAGAACATTGTGGCAAAATGCGAGCACTTGAAAAACTTTTGTTTTCATGGTTTACACATGGTGACAAAGTTCTCTTGTTTAGCTATTCTGTAAG GATGCTGGACATACTGGAGAAATTTATCATACGAAAAGGCTACTGCTTCTCAAGACTTGATGGTTCCACTCCAACTAATTTACGCCAGTCTCTGGTTGATGATTTCAACTCTAGTGCAAGCAAACAA GTGTTCCTGATATCAACTCGTGCTGGTGGGCTTGGATTGAACCTTGTCAGTGCGAACCGTGTTGTAATATTTGATCCCAACTGGAATCCTGCACAAGACTTACAGGCTCAGGACAGGTCCTTTCGATATGGACAGAAACGGCATGTTGTGGTATTCCGTCTTCTCGCAGCGGGTTCACTTGAAGAACTAGTTTATTCTCGTCAGGTGTACAAGCAGCAGCTCGCAAACATTGCTGTCTCTGGAAAGATGGAAAAACGGTATTTTGAAGGTGTCCAG GACTGCAAGGAATTTAAAGGGGAGCTTTTTGGAATTTGCAATTTATTTCGAGATTTATctgataaaatatttacaagtgAGATCATTGAATTGCATGAGACGAGTAAAAGAGATGGGCTTAAAACAGAACAgcagaaaaaaataaatctgcCAGGAGAAACATGTTTATTAGCATCAGAGTCTGAAACCAGGTTATGTGCTGAATCTGCGAGGGCTCCAACAAGTAAACCGGGTCTTGAATTTGAAGACCTAG GTATTGTCTACGCTCATCGCAATGAAGACATTGTCAACTTCGGACCAGGAATTCAAGGACAATTATCTACCAGCAGCACCCCTTCAAGTGATAGCCTAAGCAAGCCAAGCATCTCTTTAGTCCATAAAAGGAAAAAACCAGACCATGTACCTCAAAAGCCGAAAGTTCCTTTGATTGACGAAAGGAAGAGAGCCAAATTCAGCCTCCTTGCAGAGTCTATGGGCATGGGAGAGATTGCATTTAGCAAATGGATACTATCCGCAACTCCAGTTGAGAGAGAAAAAGTGCTTATAGACtacaagaagaaaaagaaaatgccTAAAGGTTAA
- the LOC101505148 gene encoding switch 2 isoform X2 gives MSLQTLKETLRHCTTQQSQQPSSSSSSQTHTNSILRDFGSQFPITRKPPKSSLADQLRRLEDPEDPPFQPHNFLHTQNHSKTQQQNLQLDEEEEDHEDEEEEEPDIKRVKFSTSKSSQFQFEHTGPFEPLLLSSHGELPLVQVPASINCRLLEHQRVGVKFLYDLYKNNHGGILGDDMGLGKTIQTIAFLAAIFAKEGESILSEKRIEKRDPVLIICPTSIIHNWESEFSKWSNFSVSIYHGANRDLIYDKLEANGVEVLITSFDTYRIHGSSSLSDIHWNVVIIDEAHRLKNEKSKLYKACLEIKTLRRYGLTGTVMQNKILELFNIFDLVAPGSLGTREHFREFYDEPLKHGQRSTAPDRFVQIANKRKQHLVTVLNKYMLRRTKEETIGHLMMGKEDNIVFCAMSDLQKRVYRRMIQLPDIQCLINKDLPCSCGSPLTQVECCKRMVPDGVIWPYLHRDNPDGCDSCPFCLVLPCLVKLQQISNHLELIKPNPKDDPDKQVKDAKFAAAVYGPDIDLVGGSMQNESFLGLSDAEHCGKMRALEKLLFSWFTHGDKVLLFSYSVRMLDILEKFIIRKGYCFSRLDGSTPTNLRQSLVDDFNSSASKQVFLISTRAGGLGLNLVSANRVVIFDPNWNPAQDLQAQDRSFRYGQKRHVVVFRLLAAGSLEELVYSRQVYKQQLANIAVSGKMEKRYFEGVQDCKEFKGELFGICNLFRDLSDKIFTSEIIELHETSKRDGLKTEQQKKINLPGETCLLASESETRLCAESARAPTSKPGLEFEDLAGRLFTGNHFSEVIMDMST, from the exons atgTCGCTGCAGACTCTGAAGGAAACACTCAGACATTGCACAACCCAACAATCACAACAaccatcatcttcttcttcatcccaAACACACACCAATTCTATTCTCCGCGATTTCGGTTCCCAATTCCCAATCACCCGAAAACCCCCCAAATCCTCTCTCGCCGATCAGCTTCGCCGCCTTGAGGACCCGGAGGACCCACCCTTTCAGCCCCACAATTTCCTCCACACACAAAACCACTCCAAAACCCAACAGCAAAACTTACAACTagacgaagaagaagaggaCCATGaagacgaagaagaagaagagccAGATATAAAGAGAGTGAAATTCAGTACATCCAAATCGTCTCAGTTTCAATTTGAACATACTGGACCTTTTGAGCCTTTGCTATTGTCTTCTCATGGTGAACTTCCTTTAGTTCAG GTTCCTGCATCTATAAACTGTAGGCTGCTTGAGCATCAAAGAGTGGGAGTGAAATTTCTGTATGATTTGTACAAGAATAATCATGGAGGCATCCTTGGAGATGACAT GGGTCTTGGAAAGACTATTCAAACAATAGCATTTCTTGCTGCCATATTTGCTAAAGAAGGAGAGTCTATTCTTAGTGAGAAGCGAATAGAGAAAAGAGACCCTGTATTAATAATTTGCCCAACATCCATTATTCACAACTGGGAGAGTGAATTCTCTAAGTGGTCCAACTTTAGTGTTTCAATTTATCACGGTGCAAACCGTGATTTGATATATGACAAATTGGAAGCAAATGGAGTGGAGGTACTTATTACCAGTTTCGACACTTACAGGATTCATGGCAGCAGTTCCTTGTCAGATATCCACTGGAACGTTGTGATTATTGATGAGGCTCATCGACTTAAGAATGAGAAATCAAAACTCTATAAAGCTTGTTTAGAAATTAAAACCCTGAGACGATATGGTCTTACAGGGACAGTAATGCAAAATAAGATCTTAGAATTGTTCAATATCTTTGATTTGGTTGCACCGGGATCCCTTGGAACACGGGAACACTTCCGTGAGTTTTATGATGAACCCCTCAAACATGGTCAGAGGTCAACTGCTCCTGATAGGTTTGTCCAAATTGCTAATAAGAGAAAACAACACCTTGTAACagttcttaataaatatatgttgagAAGGACAAAGGAAGAAACCATAGGGCATCTTATGATGGGAAAGGAAGATAACATTGTATTTTGTGCAATGAGTGATTTGCAAAAACGTGTTTATAGGAGGATGATCCAGCTTCCTGACATTCAGTGCCTTATAAATAAGGACCTGCCTTGTAGTTGTGGTAGCCCTCTCACTCAAGTTGAATGTTGCAAAAGGATGGTACCAGATGGAGTTATTTGGCCTTACCTTCACAGAGATAACCCCGATGGTTGTGATTCATGCCCCTTTTGCCTTGTCCTTCCATGCCTTGTCAAGCTACAACAG ATAAGCAATCACCTTGAGCTGATTAAGCCAAACCCCAAAGATGATCCTGACAAACAAGTTAAAGATGCAAAGTTTGCTGCTGCTGTCTATGGTCCAGACATTGACTTAGTGGGTGGGAGCATGCAAAATGAGAGTTTCCTGGGTCTAAGTGATGCAGAACATTGTGGCAAAATGCGAGCACTTGAAAAACTTTTGTTTTCATGGTTTACACATGGTGACAAAGTTCTCTTGTTTAGCTATTCTGTAAG GATGCTGGACATACTGGAGAAATTTATCATACGAAAAGGCTACTGCTTCTCAAGACTTGATGGTTCCACTCCAACTAATTTACGCCAGTCTCTGGTTGATGATTTCAACTCTAGTGCAAGCAAACAA GTGTTCCTGATATCAACTCGTGCTGGTGGGCTTGGATTGAACCTTGTCAGTGCGAACCGTGTTGTAATATTTGATCCCAACTGGAATCCTGCACAAGACTTACAGGCTCAGGACAGGTCCTTTCGATATGGACAGAAACGGCATGTTGTGGTATTCCGTCTTCTCGCAGCGGGTTCACTTGAAGAACTAGTTTATTCTCGTCAGGTGTACAAGCAGCAGCTCGCAAACATTGCTGTCTCTGGAAAGATGGAAAAACGGTATTTTGAAGGTGTCCAG GACTGCAAGGAATTTAAAGGGGAGCTTTTTGGAATTTGCAATTTATTTCGAGATTTATctgataaaatatttacaagtgAGATCATTGAATTGCATGAGACGAGTAAAAGAGATGGGCTTAAAACAGAACAgcagaaaaaaataaatctgcCAGGAGAAACATGTTTATTAGCATCAGAGTCTGAAACCAGGTTATGTGCTGAATCTGCGAGGGCTCCAACAAGTAAACCGGGTCTTGAATTTGAAGACCTAG CAGGAAGACTTTTTACTGGCAATCATTTTAGTGAGGTGATCATGGACATGTCTACTTAA
- the LOC101505148 gene encoding switch 2 isoform X4 → MNNQVPASINCRLLEHQRVGVKFLYDLYKNNHGGILGDDMGLGKTIQTIAFLAAIFAKEGESILSEKRIEKRDPVLIICPTSIIHNWESEFSKWSNFSVSIYHGANRDLIYDKLEANGVEVLITSFDTYRIHGSSSLSDIHWNVVIIDEAHRLKNEKSKLYKACLEIKTLRRYGLTGTVMQNKILELFNIFDLVAPGSLGTREHFREFYDEPLKHGQRSTAPDRFVQIANKRKQHLVTVLNKYMLRRTKEETIGHLMMGKEDNIVFCAMSDLQKRVYRRMIQLPDIQCLINKDLPCSCGSPLTQVECCKRMVPDGVIWPYLHRDNPDGCDSCPFCLVLPCLVKLQQISNHLELIKPNPKDDPDKQVKDAKFAAAVYGPDIDLVGGSMQNESFLGLSDAEHCGKMRALEKLLFSWFTHGDKVLLFSYSVRMLDILEKFIIRKGYCFSRLDGSTPTNLRQSLVDDFNSSASKQVFLISTRAGGLGLNLVSANRVVIFDPNWNPAQDLQAQDRSFRYGQKRHVVVFRLLAAGSLEELVYSRQVYKQQLANIAVSGKMEKRYFEGVQDCKEFKGELFGICNLFRDLSDKIFTSEIIELHETSKRDGLKTEQQKKINLPGETCLLASESETRLCAESARAPTSKPGLEFEDLGIVYAHRNEDIVNFGPGIQGQLSTSSTPSSDSLSKPSISLVHKRKKPDHVPQKPKVPLIDERKRAKFSLLAESMGMGEIAFSKWILSATPVEREKVLIDYKKKKKMPKG, encoded by the exons ATGAATAATCAA GTTCCTGCATCTATAAACTGTAGGCTGCTTGAGCATCAAAGAGTGGGAGTGAAATTTCTGTATGATTTGTACAAGAATAATCATGGAGGCATCCTTGGAGATGACAT GGGTCTTGGAAAGACTATTCAAACAATAGCATTTCTTGCTGCCATATTTGCTAAAGAAGGAGAGTCTATTCTTAGTGAGAAGCGAATAGAGAAAAGAGACCCTGTATTAATAATTTGCCCAACATCCATTATTCACAACTGGGAGAGTGAATTCTCTAAGTGGTCCAACTTTAGTGTTTCAATTTATCACGGTGCAAACCGTGATTTGATATATGACAAATTGGAAGCAAATGGAGTGGAGGTACTTATTACCAGTTTCGACACTTACAGGATTCATGGCAGCAGTTCCTTGTCAGATATCCACTGGAACGTTGTGATTATTGATGAGGCTCATCGACTTAAGAATGAGAAATCAAAACTCTATAAAGCTTGTTTAGAAATTAAAACCCTGAGACGATATGGTCTTACAGGGACAGTAATGCAAAATAAGATCTTAGAATTGTTCAATATCTTTGATTTGGTTGCACCGGGATCCCTTGGAACACGGGAACACTTCCGTGAGTTTTATGATGAACCCCTCAAACATGGTCAGAGGTCAACTGCTCCTGATAGGTTTGTCCAAATTGCTAATAAGAGAAAACAACACCTTGTAACagttcttaataaatatatgttgagAAGGACAAAGGAAGAAACCATAGGGCATCTTATGATGGGAAAGGAAGATAACATTGTATTTTGTGCAATGAGTGATTTGCAAAAACGTGTTTATAGGAGGATGATCCAGCTTCCTGACATTCAGTGCCTTATAAATAAGGACCTGCCTTGTAGTTGTGGTAGCCCTCTCACTCAAGTTGAATGTTGCAAAAGGATGGTACCAGATGGAGTTATTTGGCCTTACCTTCACAGAGATAACCCCGATGGTTGTGATTCATGCCCCTTTTGCCTTGTCCTTCCATGCCTTGTCAAGCTACAACAG ATAAGCAATCACCTTGAGCTGATTAAGCCAAACCCCAAAGATGATCCTGACAAACAAGTTAAAGATGCAAAGTTTGCTGCTGCTGTCTATGGTCCAGACATTGACTTAGTGGGTGGGAGCATGCAAAATGAGAGTTTCCTGGGTCTAAGTGATGCAGAACATTGTGGCAAAATGCGAGCACTTGAAAAACTTTTGTTTTCATGGTTTACACATGGTGACAAAGTTCTCTTGTTTAGCTATTCTGTAAG GATGCTGGACATACTGGAGAAATTTATCATACGAAAAGGCTACTGCTTCTCAAGACTTGATGGTTCCACTCCAACTAATTTACGCCAGTCTCTGGTTGATGATTTCAACTCTAGTGCAAGCAAACAA GTGTTCCTGATATCAACTCGTGCTGGTGGGCTTGGATTGAACCTTGTCAGTGCGAACCGTGTTGTAATATTTGATCCCAACTGGAATCCTGCACAAGACTTACAGGCTCAGGACAGGTCCTTTCGATATGGACAGAAACGGCATGTTGTGGTATTCCGTCTTCTCGCAGCGGGTTCACTTGAAGAACTAGTTTATTCTCGTCAGGTGTACAAGCAGCAGCTCGCAAACATTGCTGTCTCTGGAAAGATGGAAAAACGGTATTTTGAAGGTGTCCAG GACTGCAAGGAATTTAAAGGGGAGCTTTTTGGAATTTGCAATTTATTTCGAGATTTATctgataaaatatttacaagtgAGATCATTGAATTGCATGAGACGAGTAAAAGAGATGGGCTTAAAACAGAACAgcagaaaaaaataaatctgcCAGGAGAAACATGTTTATTAGCATCAGAGTCTGAAACCAGGTTATGTGCTGAATCTGCGAGGGCTCCAACAAGTAAACCGGGTCTTGAATTTGAAGACCTAG GTATTGTCTACGCTCATCGCAATGAAGACATTGTCAACTTCGGACCAGGAATTCAAGGACAATTATCTACCAGCAGCACCCCTTCAAGTGATAGCCTAAGCAAGCCAAGCATCTCTTTAGTCCATAAAAGGAAAAAACCAGACCATGTACCTCAAAAGCCGAAAGTTCCTTTGATTGACGAAAGGAAGAGAGCCAAATTCAGCCTCCTTGCAGAGTCTATGGGCATGGGAGAGATTGCATTTAGCAAATGGATACTATCCGCAACTCCAGTTGAGAGAGAAAAAGTGCTTATAGACtacaagaagaaaaagaaaatgccTAAAGGTTAA